In Clostridium sporogenes, one genomic interval encodes:
- the def gene encoding peptide deformylase: MAIRNIRKYGDELLRKKSRKIEKIDDRILTLLEDMVETMYSAEGVGLAAPQVGILKRVVVIDVGEGLIKLINPEIIETEGSQKDVEGCLSVPGEQGEVERPYKVKVKALNEKGEEIVLEGEELLARAFCHEIDHLDGVLFVDKVINK, translated from the coding sequence ATGGCAATAAGAAATATAAGAAAATATGGGGATGAATTATTAAGAAAGAAAAGTAGGAAAATAGAAAAGATTGATGATAGAATTTTAACTCTTTTAGAGGATATGGTAGAAACTATGTACAGTGCAGAGGGTGTGGGACTTGCGGCACCTCAAGTAGGAATATTAAAAAGAGTGGTAGTTATAGATGTGGGAGAAGGATTAATAAAACTTATAAACCCAGAAATAATAGAGACAGAAGGAAGCCAGAAAGATGTAGAAGGATGTTTAAGTGTTCCTGGTGAGCAAGGAGAAGTAGAAAGACCATATAAAGTTAAAGTTAAAGCTTTAAATGAAAAAGGAGAAGAAATAGTATTAGAAGGAGAAGAATTATTAGCTAGAGCTTTTTGTCATGAAATAGATCATTTAGATGGAGTCTTATTTGTAGATAAGGTAATAAATAAATAG
- the fmt gene encoding methionyl-tRNA formyltransferase yields MKDTTIVFMGTPDFAVPSLKKLIEEFNVKAVFTQPDRPKGRGKKLGMSAVKEVALENNIEVYQPIKLKNDEICIKKLKEINPDFIIVVAFGQILSKEVLDIPKYGCINLHASLLPKYRGAAPINWAIIKGEKESGNTTMFMDEGLDTGDMLLKNTVKIEDDMTFGELHDILMESGSELLVATIKGLKEGTIKREKQKSENIIYASMLNKQMGKIDWNKTSKEINLLIRGLNPRPVAYTQYKNETMKIYNSSILKESSNKTSGTILKVSKEGIKVATRDGILSITTVQFPGKKPMKVEEYIKGHNIEEGLVLGE; encoded by the coding sequence TTGAAAGATACAACTATAGTTTTTATGGGAACTCCAGATTTTGCAGTACCATCTTTAAAAAAATTAATAGAAGAATTTAATGTAAAGGCAGTATTTACACAACCGGATAGACCAAAGGGGCGAGGTAAAAAATTAGGTATGTCAGCGGTTAAAGAAGTGGCCTTAGAAAATAATATAGAGGTATATCAACCAATAAAATTAAAAAATGATGAGATTTGTATAAAAAAGTTGAAAGAAATAAATCCAGATTTTATAATAGTAGTAGCTTTTGGACAAATACTATCAAAGGAAGTTTTAGATATACCAAAGTATGGATGTATTAATTTGCATGCCTCTCTACTTCCTAAATATAGAGGAGCAGCCCCTATAAATTGGGCAATAATAAAGGGAGAAAAGGAATCTGGAAACACTACTATGTTTATGGATGAAGGTTTAGATACAGGTGATATGCTTTTAAAAAATACAGTTAAAATAGAAGATGATATGACCTTTGGTGAGCTTCATGATATATTAATGGAAAGTGGTTCAGAACTTTTAGTAGCTACTATAAAGGGATTAAAAGAAGGAACTATAAAAAGAGAGAAGCAAAAGAGTGAAAATATTATATATGCCTCTATGCTAAATAAACAAATGGGGAAAATAGATTGGAATAAAACTTCTAAGGAAATAAATTTACTTATAAGAGGTTTAAACCCACGGCCAGTTGCATATACTCAATATAAAAATGAAACTATGAAAATTTATAACAGTAGTATATTAAAGGAAAGCTCAAATAAAACTTCAGGTACTATATTAAAGGTATCAAAAGAAGGTATTAAAGTAGCTACCCGTGATGGAATTTTATCTATTACAACTGTACAATTTCCGGGGAAAAAACCTATGAAAGTAGAAGAATATATAAAGGGACATAATATAGAAGAGGGATTAGTATTAGGAGAATAG
- a CDS encoding zinc metallopeptidase — protein sequence MIKYFLTKDNNMFYYDSTFLILIPAMLIAAWAQLKVSSSFDRYSRVSTAKGYTGAQVARMLLDSKGLYNVPVELIPGKLSDHYDPSKRVMRLSKDVYYGNSVASIGVAAHETGHAIQHLESYSPLVIRNTIVPIVNISSQASWILFFIGILMGASSLTRIGIILFSAVVLFQLITLPVEFDASKRALVLLENKGILYKEEVNGAKKVLSAAAMTYIAAALTAISQLIRLIVLSNRRND from the coding sequence TTGATAAAATACTTTCTTACTAAAGATAACAATATGTTTTATTATGATAGTACATTTTTGATATTGATTCCTGCTATGCTCATAGCGGCTTGGGCTCAATTAAAAGTATCTTCATCTTTTGATAGATACTCAAGGGTTTCAACAGCTAAGGGATATACAGGAGCTCAGGTAGCCAGAATGCTTTTGGATTCTAAAGGACTTTATAATGTACCTGTGGAACTTATACCAGGAAAGCTTTCTGATCATTATGATCCTAGTAAAAGAGTTATGAGACTTTCAAAAGATGTATATTACGGAAATTCAGTGGCATCTATTGGGGTGGCAGCTCACGAAACAGGTCATGCTATACAGCATTTAGAAAGTTATTCTCCCCTTGTAATAAGAAATACTATAGTTCCTATAGTAAATATTAGTTCCCAAGCTTCTTGGATATTGTTTTTTATAGGTATATTAATGGGAGCTTCCAGTCTTACAAGAATAGGGATAATTCTTTTTTCAGCAGTAGTTTTATTTCAGCTTATAACATTACCTGTAGAATTTGATGCTTCAAAAAGGGCATTGGTTTTATTAGAAAACAAAGGTATACTATATAAGGAAGAAGTAAATGGAGCAAAAAAAGTGTTAAGTGCAGCCGCTATGACATATATAGCAGCAGCATTGACGGCTATATCACAATTAATAAGACTTATAGTTTTAAGCAATAGACGAAATGATTAA
- the rsmB gene encoding 16S rRNA (cytosine(967)-C(5))-methyltransferase RsmB: MDNAREVALDVLKAVLFEGAYSNIVLSKKLNKSNLKDNDKALITEIVYGTLKYKETLDIIIQSYLRNPIKTMDKNIVNILRITIYQIRYLDKIPSFAAVNEAVEMSKKISIKYSKLVNGVLRNYIRTYKNKKFYDDRNNLEKFSFIYSYPKWLIKMFISQYGIEIAEKILEGLNERPNITARVNNLKIDYDEAFEKLGEYGYNIEEGYICPEAIQIIKGKNIEKNPLFIEGDITVQDESAMLVAPSMELTEESIVLDLCSAPGGKTTHISEIINNKSKVYAYDVHRNKLSLIEENAKRLGIKNIETDVCDAAVFNKELKEIAHRVLMDVPCSGLGIIRKKPEIKWTKNEKEIKNIIDIQRKIMNNGASYLKKGGILLYSTCTLNKEENEENINWFLKKHKNFKIEPLYYGDVDNIIYHKEGFVSILPNDKMDGFFIAKLKKC; encoded by the coding sequence ATGGATAATGCAAGAGAAGTAGCTTTGGATGTATTAAAGGCTGTATTATTTGAAGGTGCTTATTCAAACATAGTTTTAAGTAAAAAGCTAAATAAAAGTAATTTAAAGGATAATGATAAGGCTTTAATTACCGAAATAGTTTATGGAACATTAAAATATAAGGAAACTTTAGATATTATAATACAAAGCTATTTAAGGAATCCTATTAAAACTATGGATAAAAATATAGTTAATATATTAAGAATAACTATATATCAAATAAGATATTTAGATAAAATACCTTCCTTTGCTGCAGTAAATGAAGCAGTAGAGATGTCAAAAAAAATATCTATAAAATATTCAAAGTTAGTAAATGGAGTTTTAAGAAATTATATAAGAACTTACAAAAATAAAAAATTCTATGATGATAGAAACAACTTAGAAAAATTTAGTTTCATATATTCCTATCCTAAATGGCTTATAAAAATGTTTATAAGTCAATATGGTATAGAAATAGCAGAAAAGATATTAGAAGGATTAAATGAAAGACCTAATATAACCGCTAGAGTTAATAATCTAAAAATAGATTATGATGAAGCCTTCGAAAAATTAGGTGAATATGGGTATAATATAGAAGAAGGATATATATGTCCAGAGGCTATACAAATAATTAAAGGTAAAAATATAGAAAAAAATCCTCTATTTATAGAAGGGGATATTACTGTACAGGATGAAAGTGCAATGCTAGTGGCACCTTCCATGGAACTTACTGAAGAAAGTATAGTTTTAGATTTATGTAGTGCTCCAGGAGGAAAAACCACGCATATTTCAGAAATTATAAATAATAAAAGTAAAGTATATGCCTATGATGTACACCGAAATAAGCTATCTTTAATAGAAGAGAATGCTAAAAGATTGGGTATAAAAAATATAGAAACGGATGTATGCGATGCAGCTGTTTTTAATAAGGAGTTAAAAGAAATAGCTCATAGGGTACTTATGGATGTACCTTGCTCTGGGTTAGGCATTATAAGAAAGAAACCAGAAATAAAATGGACTAAAAATGAAAAAGAAATTAAAAATATTATAGATATACAAAGGAAAATAATGAATAATGGAGCTTCTTATTTGAAAAAAGGAGGTATACTTTTATATTCTACCTGTACTTTAAATAAAGAAGAAAATGAAGAAAATATAAACTGGTTTTTAAAAAAACATAAAAATTTTAAAATAGAACCCTTATATTATGGAGATGTAGACAATATAATATATCATAAAGAAGGATTTGTATCCATATTGCCTAATGATAAAATGGACGGTTTTTTTATAGCTAAATTGAAGAAATGTTAG
- the rlmN gene encoding 23S rRNA (adenine(2503)-C(2))-methyltransferase RlmN translates to MENILDLTLEELKEWLISKEEKAFRAKQIFNWIYDKLIFDFNNMKNIPEKTKNLLSDNFYIGVPKVVKKLISQDKNTYKFLFEYKDGNIIESVVMKYKHGNSICVSTQVGCRMGCKFCASTLDGVIRNLTSGEILSQIMAAQKEIGERISNVVLMGSGEPLDNFGNVTKFLDLVTTENTLNIGQRHITLSTCGIVPKIKELADKNYNITLAISLHSPEDLLRKEMMPIANKYSIEELMEACDYYINKTNRRITFEYALVKGKNDSIKEAKKLSSVLRGKLCHVNLIPVNEIKENSYEKSTSKNIESFGNILKENGIETTIRREMGADINAACGQLRRSYVSK, encoded by the coding sequence ATGGAAAACATATTAGATTTGACATTAGAAGAGTTAAAAGAGTGGTTAATTTCTAAAGAAGAAAAGGCCTTTAGAGCAAAACAGATTTTTAATTGGATTTATGATAAGCTTATTTTTGATTTTAATAATATGAAAAACATACCTGAGAAAACTAAGAATTTGCTTTCTGATAATTTTTATATTGGTGTACCAAAAGTAGTTAAAAAATTAATATCACAGGATAAAAACACCTATAAGTTTTTATTTGAGTATAAGGATGGAAATATAATAGAATCTGTGGTGATGAAATACAAACATGGAAATTCTATTTGTGTATCTACTCAAGTTGGTTGTAGAATGGGGTGTAAATTTTGTGCATCTACTTTAGATGGTGTTATAAGAAATCTAACTAGTGGAGAAATATTATCTCAAATAATGGCGGCACAAAAAGAAATAGGTGAAAGAATCTCTAACGTGGTTTTAATGGGAAGTGGAGAACCTTTGGATAATTTTGGAAATGTAACTAAATTTTTAGATTTGGTTACAACTGAAAATACACTAAATATAGGACAAAGACATATAACCCTATCTACTTGTGGTATAGTACCTAAAATAAAAGAATTGGCAGATAAAAATTATAATATAACCTTAGCTATATCCCTGCATTCACCAGAAGATTTATTAAGAAAAGAAATGATGCCCATAGCTAATAAATATTCTATAGAAGAGCTTATGGAAGCTTGTGATTATTATATAAATAAAACTAACAGAAGAATAACTTTTGAATATGCATTAGTAAAGGGAAAAAATGATTCTATAAAAGAAGCTAAAAAATTAAGTTCGGTGTTAAGAGGAAAGCTTTGTCATGTTAACTTAATTCCTGTAAATGAAATAAAAGAAAATAGCTATGAAAAGTCTACATCAAAAAATATAGAATCATTTGGTAATATCTTAAAAGAAAATGGAATAGAAACAACTATAAGAAGGGAAATGGGAGCAGATATAAATGCTGCCTGTGGACAACTAAGAAGAAGTTATGTTTCAAAATAG
- a CDS encoding Stp1/IreP family PP2C-type Ser/Thr phosphatase, protein MLGILSDIGNVREINEDFVDYYEGDRFKIYIVADGMGGHNAGEVASKLAVEETIDYVKYYEDLKDMKTLLTDAIEYANTKIYNYAKEKEKFKGMGTTITCCILDNNGNMIVANVGDSSCYILAKGGVKKITKDHSYVQQLLDEGTITKEEANTHPNKNVITRALGTNLFVQVDTFNIKLDEVCKVLLCTDGLTNYANEQEMCDILLRNEKNNEETCKQLVELSKLKGGKDNISVILFEGECEYDRNQIR, encoded by the coding sequence ATGTTGGGGATACTATCTGATATAGGTAATGTTAGAGAGATAAATGAGGACTTTGTAGATTACTATGAAGGAGACCGATTTAAAATATATATAGTAGCAGATGGAATGGGAGGCCACAATGCAGGAGAAGTAGCTAGTAAATTAGCAGTAGAAGAAACTATAGACTATGTAAAATATTATGAAGATTTAAAAGATATGAAAACTTTACTTACAGATGCCATAGAATATGCTAATACAAAGATTTATAACTATGCAAAAGAAAAGGAAAAGTTTAAAGGCATGGGAACTACCATAACCTGCTGTATATTAGATAATAATGGTAATATGATTGTAGCTAATGTTGGAGATAGTTCTTGTTATATATTAGCTAAAGGTGGAGTAAAAAAAATAACAAAGGACCATTCCTATGTACAACAATTATTAGATGAAGGAACAATAACAAAGGAAGAGGCAAACACGCACCCTAATAAAAATGTGATTACTAGGGCATTAGGTACAAATTTATTTGTACAAGTGGATACTTTTAATATAAAATTAGATGAAGTTTGTAAGGTACTACTTTGTACAGATGGATTAACTAATTATGCTAATGAACAGGAAATGTGTGATATATTACTAAGAAATGAAAAAAACAATGAAGAAACCTGTAAGCAGTTAGTGGAACTTAGCAAGTTAAAGGGTGGTAAAGATAACATATCCGTTATTTTGTTTGAAGGAGAGTGTGAATATGATAGGAACCAAATTAGGTAA
- the pknB gene encoding Stk1 family PASTA domain-containing Ser/Thr kinase, with the protein MIGTKLGNRYELLEKVGEGGMAIVYKAKCHYLNRFVAIKILKDQFCSDKEFVEKFKREATSVASLSDNNIVNIYDVGSENNIHYIVMEYVDGKTLKELIVEKGKIEPKETVRISRQIASALVCAHKNNIIHRDIKPHNILVTKEGIIKVTDFGIAKASNSATITNSSKVMGSAHYFSPEQAKGSFVDSRTDIYSLGIVMYEMLVGKVPFDGESPVSVAVKHIQNEVVAPKEIDDKIPESLNNVVLKCLEKNPVKRYQTIKNLEEDLARIENNESILNGSSNMSENDVTRVMDTAVINDKIKEMAQNDEYEDDDEEYEDDEYEDEEDEIEDKKKRSNKGKTNKKLILGIAMAVLFLVVGSVSAYLAFNKSGGKKVEVPNVVGLTKEEAEKVLSEKKLKLVVAQKVKSDKKEGTILESYPKSGEKAAENSEVRVSISSGKVLVIPNLKGMDLDSAKKTIQDSKLKLGNVKYEFNDNVAAGKIISQTPDVDAEVEEGAEVSLVVSNGPEVKYSTVPNLIGKSIDRAQNALANAGLSMGGSKAIITQDQSLDGQVASQSIGAGQSIKQGSSVSISYYKYKKPEPKPEPKPEPKPEPKPDTDKNPGTDTGKNPGTDTGKDPGTDTGKDPGTDTGKDPGADTGKDPGTTTTPKK; encoded by the coding sequence ATGATAGGAACCAAATTAGGTAATAGGTATGAACTTCTTGAAAAAGTTGGAGAAGGTGGTATGGCTATAGTTTATAAAGCTAAATGCCATTACTTAAATAGATTTGTTGCAATAAAAATATTAAAAGATCAATTTTGCAGCGATAAAGAATTTGTAGAAAAATTTAAAAGAGAAGCAACTTCAGTAGCAAGTTTATCAGATAATAATATAGTAAATATTTATGATGTAGGTTCTGAAAATAATATACATTATATAGTTATGGAATATGTAGATGGTAAAACTTTAAAAGAATTAATAGTGGAAAAAGGCAAAATAGAACCTAAGGAAACTGTTAGAATATCAAGACAAATAGCTAGTGCTTTAGTTTGTGCTCATAAAAACAATATTATACATAGAGATATAAAGCCACACAATATATTAGTTACAAAAGAAGGCATTATTAAGGTTACGGATTTTGGTATAGCTAAGGCGTCAAATTCAGCTACTATAACTAATTCTAGTAAAGTAATGGGATCAGCTCATTATTTTTCACCTGAACAAGCTAAGGGTAGTTTTGTAGATTCAAGAACAGATATATATTCTTTAGGTATAGTAATGTATGAAATGCTTGTAGGAAAAGTTCCCTTTGATGGAGAAAGTCCTGTATCTGTAGCAGTAAAGCATATACAAAATGAAGTGGTAGCTCCAAAAGAAATAGATGATAAAATACCAGAGAGCTTAAATAATGTAGTACTAAAGTGTCTGGAAAAAAATCCTGTAAAAAGATATCAAACTATAAAAAACTTAGAAGAGGATTTAGCCAGAATAGAAAATAATGAAAGTATATTAAATGGATCTAGTAATATGTCGGAAAACGATGTTACTAGAGTAATGGATACAGCGGTTATAAATGACAAAATAAAAGAAATGGCTCAAAATGATGAGTATGAAGATGATGATGAGGAATATGAAGATGATGAGTATGAAGATGAAGAGGATGAAATAGAGGATAAAAAGAAAAGAAGTAATAAGGGTAAAACAAATAAAAAATTAATATTAGGAATAGCTATGGCAGTTTTATTTCTAGTTGTAGGATCTGTATCTGCATACTTGGCCTTCAATAAATCAGGAGGAAAAAAGGTAGAAGTTCCTAATGTAGTAGGACTTACTAAAGAAGAAGCAGAAAAAGTATTAAGTGAGAAAAAACTAAAATTAGTAGTAGCTCAAAAGGTTAAAAGTGATAAAAAAGAAGGAACCATATTAGAATCTTATCCAAAGTCTGGGGAAAAGGCGGCTGAAAATTCAGAAGTAAGGGTTAGTATAAGTTCAGGAAAGGTATTAGTTATTCCTAATTTAAAAGGAATGGATTTAGATTCTGCTAAAAAAACTATACAAGATAGCAAATTAAAATTAGGAAATGTTAAATATGAATTTAATGATAATGTAGCAGCAGGAAAAATAATAAGTCAAACACCAGATGTAGATGCAGAAGTAGAAGAGGGAGCTGAAGTTAGTTTAGTTGTAAGTAATGGACCAGAGGTTAAATATTCAACAGTTCCTAATCTAATAGGAAAATCTATAGATAGAGCTCAAAATGCTTTAGCTAATGCAGGATTATCTATGGGAGGCTCAAAGGCTATTATTACACAAGATCAATCCTTAGATGGCCAAGTGGCATCACAAAGCATAGGTGCAGGACAAAGCATAAAACAAGGTTCTTCTGTAAGTATATCCTATTACAAATACAAAAAACCAGAACCAAAACCAGAACCAAAACCAGAACCAAAACCAGAACCAAAACCAGATACAGATAAGAACCCAGGAACAGACACAGGTAAGAACCCAGGGACAGACACAGGTAAGGATCCAGGGACAGACACAGGTAAGGATCCAGGAACAGATACAGGTAAGGATCCAGGAGCAGACACAGGTAAGGATCCAGGAACTACAACTACTCCTAAAAAATAA
- the rsgA gene encoding ribosome small subunit-dependent GTPase A has protein sequence MKGTIIKGIGGFYYIKLDNSEEIIECKARGKFRHTELTPMIGDYVEISIDKNNKGAIEKIYERRSELFRPAVANVTQALVVFSFKNPDINIDLLNKFLLLCEYNNLKAIVCFNKMDLVNKEDYKDIISMIEQAGYDIIFLNAKEEKNMDIIKKLIRDNVTVFCGPSGVGKSTMLNKIIGKETMITGNISEKLKRGKHTTRHSELIYVDEGLLVDTPGFSSLDINFMEKEDLLHCIPEFRDFIGECKFTGCLHHREPNCAVKKAVEEGHIHKNRYDFYIKALEEIMNRRKKKW, from the coding sequence ATGAAAGGAACTATAATAAAGGGTATAGGTGGATTTTATTATATTAAGTTAGACAACAGTGAAGAGATTATAGAATGTAAGGCAAGGGGTAAGTTCAGACATACTGAACTTACCCCTATGATTGGTGATTACGTAGAAATAAGTATAGACAAAAATAATAAGGGTGCTATAGAGAAGATATATGAAAGAAGAAGTGAATTGTTTAGGCCCGCTGTTGCAAATGTAACTCAAGCTTTAGTGGTGTTTTCTTTTAAAAATCCTGATATAAACATAGATCTTTTAAATAAATTTTTACTTTTGTGTGAATATAATAATTTGAAAGCTATAGTATGTTTCAATAAAATGGATTTAGTAAATAAAGAAGACTATAAAGATATTATTTCTATGATAGAACAAGCAGGGTATGATATAATATTTTTAAATGCTAAAGAAGAGAAAAATATGGATATAATTAAAAAATTAATAAGAGATAATGTAACTGTATTTTGCGGCCCATCTGGGGTAGGTAAATCTACTATGTTAAATAAAATTATAGGTAAAGAAACTATGATAACAGGTAATATAAGTGAAAAATTAAAAAGAGGAAAACATACTACTCGTCATAGTGAACTTATATATGTAGATGAAGGACTATTGGTAGATACTCCTGGATTTTCTTCTTTAGATATAAATTTTATGGAAAAGGAAGATTTATTGCATTGTATTCCAGAATTTCGTGATTTTATAGGAGAATGTAAATTTACAGGATGCCTTCATCATAGAGAGCCTAATTGTGCAGTTAAAAAAGCAGTAGAAGAAGGCCATATACATAAAAATAGATATGACTTTTATATAAAAGCTTTAGAAGAAATTATGAATAGGAGGAAGAAAAAATGGTAA
- the rpe gene encoding ribulose-phosphate 3-epimerase, producing MVKIAPSILSADFSKLGEDIKNLDKYGADVIHIDVMDGRFVPNISFGIPVIKSIRNLTNKPFDVHLMIEEPSKYIEDFAKAGADIISVHYEADKHIDRTINYIKSFGIKAAVALNPGTPVSCIKDLIPSLDMVLIMSVNPGFGGQKYIKYASEKIKEVRALSEKYNKELIIEVDGGVTKDNIKEVADCGANLLVAGSAVFKNGEIEKNIKVLREAL from the coding sequence ATGGTAAAAATAGCGCCATCAATACTTTCAGCAGATTTTTCTAAACTAGGAGAGGACATAAAAAATCTAGATAAATATGGGGCAGATGTTATACATATAGATGTAATGGATGGTAGATTTGTTCCTAACATTTCTTTTGGAATTCCAGTAATTAAAAGCATAAGAAATTTAACGAATAAACCTTTTGATGTGCATCTTATGATAGAGGAGCCTTCTAAATATATTGAAGATTTTGCAAAGGCGGGGGCAGACATAATATCAGTTCATTATGAAGCGGATAAACATATAGATAGAACAATAAATTATATAAAAAGTTTTGGAATAAAGGCAGCGGTGGCTTTAAATCCAGGTACACCTGTAAGTTGTATTAAGGATTTAATTCCTTCTTTAGATATGGTGCTTATTATGTCTGTAAATCCAGGTTTTGGAGGACAAAAATATATTAAATATGCTTCAGAAAAAATAAAGGAAGTTAGGGCTTTAAGTGAAAAATATAATAAGGAATTAATAATAGAAGTGGACGGAGGAGTTACTAAAGATAATATAAAAGAAGTAGCAGATTGTGGTGCTAATCTTTTAGTAGCAGGTTCAGCAGTATTTAAAAATGGGGAAATAGAAAAAAATATAAAGGTGTTAAGAGAGGCATTATAA
- a CDS encoding thiamine diphosphokinase produces MKAIIIAGGKAPSKELLKQEMKDYSYIICADSGANCLYEYGITPDFILGDMDSIDKKTFSYFKEKGVYMDKYPKDKDFTDGLVALNKAIELKADTIALLGCIGNRIDHILGNLGFLEICLKNNIKAYIKDENNEIFLTDKNISLKPRKSNYFSLQAYGSNVEGVTLFNAKFPLENYTLKMGDTLTTSNEFTDKELHIHIKSGTLIIIISKDSDD; encoded by the coding sequence ATGAAAGCCATAATAATAGCGGGAGGGAAGGCACCTTCTAAAGAACTTTTGAAGCAAGAAATGAAAGATTATTCTTATATAATATGTGCAGATAGTGGTGCTAATTGTCTTTATGAATATGGTATAACACCTGATTTTATATTGGGAGATATGGATTCCATAGATAAAAAAACTTTTTCTTATTTTAAAGAAAAGGGAGTATATATGGACAAATATCCAAAGGATAAAGATTTTACAGATGGGTTAGTAGCTTTAAATAAGGCTATAGAGCTCAAAGCAGATACTATAGCTTTATTAGGATGTATAGGCAATAGAATAGATCATATATTAGGAAATTTAGGATTTTTAGAAATCTGTTTAAAAAATAATATAAAAGCCTATATAAAGGATGAAAATAATGAAATATTTTTAACAGATAAAAATATTTCGTTAAAACCTAGAAAATCGAATTATTTTTCATTACAAGCTTATGGTTCTAATGTGGAAGGAGTTACACTTTTTAATGCTAAATTTCCATTAGAAAACTATACATTAAAAATGGGAGATACCTTAACAACCTCAAATGAATTTACGGATAAAGAATTACATATACACATTAAGAGCGGAACGTTAATTATTATTATAAGCAAAGATAGTGATGATTAA
- the spoVM gene encoding stage V sporulation protein SpoVM: MKIVAIKLPKFLSNIIRKIKRVKK; the protein is encoded by the coding sequence ATGAAAATAGTTGCAATAAAGCTTCCCAAATTTTTATCAAATATAATAAGAAAAATAAAAAGAGTTAAAAAATAA
- the rpmB gene encoding 50S ribosomal protein L28, translating to MSRKCEICGKGVVYGVQYSHSHRQSKRSFAPNIKRVKAIVNGTPKRVHVCTRCLRSGKVQRAI from the coding sequence GTGTCAAGAAAATGCGAAATATGTGGTAAAGGCGTTGTTTACGGTGTTCAATACAGCCATTCACATCGTCAATCTAAAAGATCCTTTGCTCCTAACATAAAGAGAGTTAAAGCAATAGTTAATGGAACTCCAAAAAGAGTTCATGTTTGTACTAGATGCCTACGTTCAGGAAAGGTACAACGTGCTATATAA
- a CDS encoding Asp23/Gls24 family envelope stress response protein: MIGKLTNEYGHIDYAEDVVANIVGVSTMECYGVVGMASKNATDGLWELIKGESFNKGVKIRAVEGKLNIELYIIVEYGTKISVIANNIIQKIRYNIENYTGLKVSSITVNVQGVRV, encoded by the coding sequence ATGATAGGAAAGTTAACTAATGAATATGGACATATAGATTATGCTGAAGATGTAGTTGCTAATATTGTAGGTGTATCTACAATGGAATGTTATGGCGTGGTTGGGATGGCATCTAAAAATGCAACAGATGGTCTTTGGGAACTGATTAAAGGAGAAAGCTTCAATAAAGGGGTTAAAATTCGTGCCGTTGAAGGTAAATTAAACATAGAATTATATATAATAGTAGAATACGGAACTAAAATATCTGTAATAGCTAATAATATTATACAAAAGATAAGATATAACATAGAAAACTATACAGGACTTAAGGTTTCCAGTATTACTGTAAATGTTCAGGGTGTTAGAGTTTAG